Proteins encoded together in one Impatiens glandulifera chromosome 1, dImpGla2.1, whole genome shotgun sequence window:
- the LOC124919552 gene encoding ATP-dependent helicase BRM-like has translation MQSGGGNQQGVGGGAPGNGRNPAAIGPSCSSASPSSSSSAVSTPRLGFDSIPQQQQPRQFLRKPEGNESILAFQAGGLQGALGESNFASPSVAAQMSHPSRKFIELAQQSSGAFSRDEGQSRGQGIEHPMHNPLHQAYLQYAFQATQQKSAMGPQSQQGIKTGMLGPPPPAKDQDPNIGNLKMQEFIQATNHPQSTSSKKPLERLAQSEKQADQVQHIVIEQRNDMKPPMQPMPQLLHGNVSRPLQTHLAQPSIQKMANSQATMAAQIQALAFQHNIDLSNPVNVNMMTQFVQSRMLAQQKQNESNVSSQTLPASVPKQQVTPPSAAIETSLPGNSSTNVSGQSSLAKSRQAAPAVHFGMTQNVASVDCYTGIPAQQFPANSRENQAPPGQKLMTGNGMTPALMNTQLPTSLNHGVDHTSNMKNPVAGSETTYQMQRSRQLSQSSPRSGEGGLLDPFSSEGAAQVPQRLGFSKQQLHVLKAQILAFRRLKKGDGTLPQELLQAIAPPPLEMQHHQGIPPSLATNHDRSGGRTTEDRSSPLEANENNLQVIASSSAPKNLKEEPLSVEEKPTDVTMFIQGKASVTKDQTPIASNRKDEQQTTAASLNPEQEGERSSQRTSSRLDIPVDKGKAVVPQVPDNTQTKNSVQSSNISLPKDVSAAKKYHGPLFDFPFFTRKHDSFGGLMMMNNDSNLTLAYDVKDILLEEGSDFPGKRRAESLKKIGGLLAVNLERKRIRPDLVLRLQIEEKKLKLVDRQARLRDEVDQQQQEIMAMPDRPYRKFVRLCERQRMELIRQVQASQKVMREKQLKSIFQWRKKLLEAHWTIRDARTARNRGVAKYHERMLREFSKRKDDDRNKRMEALKNNDVERYREMLLEQQTSISGAAAERYAVLSSFLTQTEEYLNKLGNKITATKNHQDVEEAANAAALTARSQGLSEEEVRAAAACTREEMVIRNRFSEMNAPKDGSSVNKYYSLAHAVNERVTRQPSMLRAGTLRDYQLVGLQWMLSLYNNKLNGILADEMGLGKTVQVMALIAYLMEFKGNNGPHLIIVPNAVLVNWKSELHTWLPSVSCIYYVGTKDQRSRLFSQEVCAMKFNVLVTTYEFIMYDRSKLSKVDWRYIIIDEAQRMKDRESVLARDLDRYRCQRRLLLTGTPLQNDLKELWSLLNLLLPEVFDNKKAFHDWFSQPFQKEVPTHNVEDDWLETEKKVIIIHRLHQILEPFMLRRRVEDVEGSLPAKVSIVLKCRMSAIQSSVYDWVKSTGTLRVDPEEEKLRVERNPKYQVKTYKTLNNRCMELRKTCNHPLLNYPYFNDFSKDFLVQSCGKLWILDRILVKLQRTGHRVLLFSTMTKLLDILEEYLQWRQLVFRRIDGTTSLEDRESAIVDFNSPDTDCFIFLLSIRAAGRGLNLQSADTVVIYDPDPNPKNEEQAVARAHRIGQKREVKVIYMEAVVDKISSHQKEDEFRSGGIVDSEDDLAGKDRYMGSIESLIRNNIQQYKIDMADEVINAGRFDQRTTHEERRSTLETLLHDEERYQETLHDVPSLQEVNRMIARSESEVEIFDQMDEEFDWTGEMTRYDQVPKWVRATTKEVNATVAALSKKPSKNTFLNGIASDLPEKRRGRPKGKKVPIYKELDDDNGEFSEASSEEGHNRYSPQEEEGGVGEFEEDEEFNGGNVERLHINKDQSDEDVPICNRSYEYTNRTRENARRNPVRVKAACSGSSPESGKQMQVASPTISSQKFGSLSALDARPSSLSKKLSDDLEEGEIAVSGDSPLDPQQSGSWIQDRDEGEDEQQVLQPKIKRKRSIRLRPRPMVKRVDEKYPNEKLSFSRSDSSQLPFQLDNKYKAKLKAAAVSEPKTPIESSVVPKHDQYDSSVKGRRNAPAGKLSNTSKSHTPIKVGRSTTLSTTSGSSEGKFTKNSGSGIGSSKMPDIIQRRCKNVMSKLQRRIDKEGPQIVPLLTDLWNRIENSGYVSSVGNSLLDLRKIDQRVEKFEYNNVMELVIDVQFMLKSAMQYFGFSHEVRSEARKVHELFFDILKIAFPEDDFQEARNSVSFSGPMMSPSTLRQQTVISSQGKRQRAVNNNDVESDHPDLHSGPTPIQKQLTRSQLLQKEYSRLGSSSSSSSSRREHVQLQDETRAAAAAALAHPGELVICKKKRKDREKSSIQKLGRASPGSTPISQRETRSSGQHSIQQQASDSGVGWANPVKRLRTDSGRRRASHL, from the exons ATGCAATCGGGTGGGGGGAACCAACAGGGAGTTGGTGGCGGAGCTCCCGGAAATGGACGGAATCCGGCGGCTATTGGGCCATCGTGTTCATCCGCATCgccatcatcttcttcttcggctGTTTCTACACCGCGGTTGGGATTTGATTCCATTCCGCAACAGCAGCAGCCAAGACAG TTTTTAAGAAAACCTGAAGGTAATGAGTCCATTCTAGCATTCCAAGCTGGTGGTCTCCAAGGAGCCTTGGGTGAGAGCAATTTTGCTTCACCTTCTGTAGCCGCTCAGATGTCTCACCCGTCTAGGAAGTTCATTGAGTTGGCTCAACAAAGCAGTGGTGCCTTTTCTCGGGATGAGGGTCAAAGTAGGGGACAGGGAATTGAGCATCCAATGCACAATCCTCTACATCAAGCATACCTTCAGTATGCTTTTCAGGCAACCCAGCAAAAATCTGCCATGGGGCCGCAATCCCAACAAGGAATAAAAACAGGTATGTTAGGGCCCCCACCACCTGCCAAGGATCAAGACCCAAATATAGGAAATTTAAAGATGCAAGAGTTTATTCAGGCTACAAACCACCCACAGTCCACATCATCAAAGAAGCCCCTAGAACGTCTTGCTCAATCTGAAAAACAAGCAGATCAAGTTCAACATATAGTCATTGAACAGAGGAATGATATGAAGCCTCCCATGCAGCCTATGCCACAATTACTTCATGGAAATGTTTCGAGGCCCTTACAAACACATCTGGCTCAACCATCCATTCAAAAGATGGCAAACAGCCAAGCTACAATGGCTGCACAAATTCAGGCTTTGGCCTTTCAGCATAACATAGATTTGTCAAATCCTGTTAATGTTAATATGATGACACAATTCGTACAGTCTAGAATGCTTGCTCAACAGAAGCAAAACGAAAGCAATGTGAGTTCACAGACTTTGCCTGCTTCTGTACCAAAACAGCAGGTTACTCCACCATCCGCTGCAATTGAGACTTCTCTTCCTGGTAATTCCTCAACCAATGTTTCAGGGCAGTCTTCCCTGGCGAAATCTAGGCAAGCAGCTCCTGCCGTTCATTTTGGCATGACACAGAATGTTGCATCAGTTGACTGTTATACTGGTATCCCTGCTCAACAGTTTCCAGCTAATAGTAGAGAGAACCAGGCACCTCCTGGTCAGAAGCTAATGACAGGTAATGGAATGACTCCAGCCTTGATGAATACTCAGCTACCTACGAGTTTGAATCATGGTGTAGATCATACGTCAAATATGAAAAATCCAGTTGCTGGTTCAGAAACAACATATCAAATGCAACGCTCCAGACAGTTGAGCCAATCTTCTCCTAGGTCTGGAGAAGGGGGTTTGCTGGACCCTTTTTCATCTGAGGGAGCAGCACAGGTGCCTCAGCGTTTAGGATTCAGTAAACAACAACTACATGTTCTCAAGGCACAAATATTAGCGTTCAGGCGTCTTAAG AAAGGAGATGGTACTCTTCCACAGGAACTTCTGCAAGCTATTGCACCGCCACCTCTTGAAATGCAACATCACCAAGGAATTCCTCCTTCTTTGGCAACTAATCATGACAGATCTGGTGGGAGAACTACAGAAGACCGAAGTAGTCCATTGGAAGCAAATGAAAACAACCTTCAGGTCATAGCATCATCAAGTGCACCTAAGAACTTAAAGGAGGAACCATTAAGTGTTGAGGAAAAACCAACTGATGTTACCATGTTCATTCAAGGTAAGGCATCTGTAACAAAGGATCAGACACCAATAGCTTCTAATCGAAAGGATGAGCAGCAGACTACTGCTGCTTCCCTCAATCCTGAAcaggaaggtgaaagaagtagCCAGAGAACTTCCAGTAGACTTGATATACCGGTAGATAAGGGAAAGGCAGTTGTACCACAAGTTCCTGACAATACTCAAACCAAAAATTCAGTTCAAAGCAGCAATATTTCTCTGCCCAAAGATGTCAGCGCTGCCAAAAAATATCATGGGCCTCTGTTTGATTTTCCCTTTTTTACCCGGAAACATGACTCCTTTGGGggcttgatgatgatgaacaatGATAGTAACTTGACACTGGCATATGATGTCAAGGACATCCTTCTGGAGGAAGGAAGTGATTTCCCCGGCAAGAGAAGAGCAGAAAGTTTAAAGAAGATTGGTGGATTACTTGCTGTGAACTTAGAGAGGAAAAGGATTAGGCCGGATCTTGTTTTGCGATTAcaaatagaagagaaaaaactcAAGTTAGTAGATCGTCAGGCACGCTTAAGGGATGAGGTTGATCAACAGCAGCAGGAGATAATGGCAATGCCTGATAGGCCATACAGGAAATTTGTTCGACTTTGTGAACGTCAGCGTATGGAACTTATTAGACAAGTGCAAGCCTCCCAGAAAGTCATGAGAGAGAAGCAGCTTAAGTCCATATTTCAGTGGCGCAAGAAGCTCCTTGAGGCTCATTGGACAATTCGTGATGCAAGAACTGCACGAAATAGAGGAGTTGCTAAATATCATGAGAGAATGTTGAGGGAATTCTCAAAGAGAAAAGATGACGATCGAAACAAAAGGATGGAAGCATTgaaaaataatgatgttgagagGTATAGGGAAATGTTGCTGGAGCAGCAGACTAGCATTTCTGGTGCTGCTGCTGAGAGATATGCTGTTCTTTCATCGTTTTTGACCCAGACAGAAGAATACCTCAATAAACTGGGAAACAAGATAACTGCTACAAAGAATCACCAGGACGTTGAGGAGGCAGCCAATGCTGCAGCACTAACTGCTCGATCTCAG GGATTATCTGAAGAAGAAGTGAGAGCTGCTGCAGCTTGCACAAGAGAAGAAATGGTGATCAGAAATCGATTTTCTGAAATGAATGCACCCAAGGATGGCTCATCTGTAAACAA GTATTACAGCCTTGCACATGCGGTGAATGAAAGGGTAACAAGGCAACCGTCAATGTTGCGTGCTGGAACATTACGAGACTATCAACTT GTTGGCTTGCAATGGATGCTTTCTTTGTATAACAACAAGTTAAATGGAATTTTGGCAGATGAGATGGGCCTTGGGAAGACTGTACAG GTGATGGCTTTGATTGCTTATCTGATGGAATTCAAAGGAAATAATGGCCCACATCTTATAATAGTTCCTAATGCCGTATTGGTGAACTGGAAA AGTGAGTTACACACTTGGTTACCATCTGTTTCCTGCATCTACTATGTTGGTACGAAGGATCAAAGATCGAGATTGTTTTCTCAG GAGGTTTGTGCAATGAAGTTCAATGTCCTCGTGACGACTTACGAGTTTATCATGTATGATCGCTCAAAACTATCAAAAGTTGATTGGAGATATATCATTATTGATGAAGCACAACGTATGAAGGATAGGGAATCAGTTCTTGCAAGAGATCTTGATAGATATCGTTGCCAAAGGCGCCTACTTCTCACAGGGACGCCTTTACAG AATGATCTTAAAGAACTTTGGTCTCTTCTAAATCTTCTCCTTCCTGAGGTGTTTGATAACAAGAAAGCATTTCATGACTGGTTTTCACAACCATTTCAAAAAGAAGTCCCCACTCATAATGTGGAGGATGATTGGCTTGAGACTGAAAAGAAAGTTATCATAATCCATAGACTTCATCAAATATTGGAGCCTTTCATGCTTCGTCGTCGCGTTGAGGATGTAGAAGGTTCATTGCCCGCCAAG GTTTCCATTGTTCTGAAGTGTCGGATGTCAGCTATTCAAAGCTCTGTTTATGATTGGGTTAAATCCACAGGCACTCTTCGCGTAGATCCTGAAGAAGAGAAGCTCAGGGTTGAAAGAAATCCTAAGTATCAggttaaaacatataaaacccTCAATAACAGATGCATGGAACTCAGAAAAACTTGCAATCATCCATTGCTCAACTACCCCTATTTCAATGACTTCTCCAAGGATTTCCTTGTGCAATCCTGTGGCAAATTGTGGATTCTGGATAGGATCCTCGTAAAGCTTCAGAGAACAGGACATCGTGTTCTTCTCTTTAGTACCATGACAAAGCTTCTTGACATCTTAGAGGAATATCTGCAGTGGCGGCAACTTGTATTCAGACGAATCGATGGGACAACTTCCTTAGAAGATCGTGAATCGGCTATTGTAGACTTTAACAGCCCTGACACAGACTGCTTTATCTTTTTGCTTAGTATTCGTGCGGCAGGGCGAGGTCTCAATCTGCAATCTGCAGATACTGTGGTCATATATGACCCTGATCCAAACCCTAAAAATGAGGAGCAGGCGGTTGCTAGGGCCCACCGCATTGGGCAGAAAAGAGAAGTGAAGGTTATTTATATGGAAGCTGTGGTTGATAAAATCTCGAGCCATCAGAAAGAGGATGAATTTAGAAGTGGAGGTATAGTTGATTCCGAGGATGACCTAGCTGGTAAGGATAGATATATGGGCTCCATTGAGAGCCTTATCAGAAACAATATCCAACAGTACAAGATTGACATGGCGGATGAGGTCATCAATGCGGGTCGTTTTGACCAGAGGACTACTCACGAAGAGAGACGTTCAACTTTGGAAACTTTGTTGCATGATGAGGAAAGGTACCAAGAAACTTTGCATGATGTGCCTTCTCTACAGGAAGTGAATCGCATGATTGCGAGAAGTGAATCGGAAGTTGAGATCTTCGACCAAATGGATGAAGAATTCGATTGGACTGGGGAGATGACAAGGTATGATCAGGTACCCAAATGGGTTCGAGCCACTACCAAAGAGGTAAATGCTACTGTTGCGGCATTGTCAAAGAAGCCGTCAAAGAATACCTTTTTAAATGGAATTGCTTCTGATTTACCTGAGAAAAGGAGGGGACGTCCTAAGGGTAAAAAAGTACCTATATACAAGGAGTTGGATGATGATAATGGAGAGTTCTCTGAAGCTAGCTCTGAGGAAGGCCATAATAGATATTCTCCACAGGAAGAAGAGGGGGGAGTAGGGGAGTTTGAAGAAGACGAAGAATTTAATGGTGGCAATGTTGAACGGCTTCATATTAATAAAGACCAATCAGATGAAGATGTTCCAATCTGCAATAGGAGTTATGAGTACACCAATCGCACTCGTGAAAATGCAAGAAGAAATCCGGTTCGTGTAAAAGCTGCATGTTCAGGATCATCACCTGAGAGTGGGAAACAAATGCAGGTGGCGTCGCCTACCATATCTTCTCAGAAATTTGGATCGCTTTCTGCTTTAGATGCTCGTCCAAGCTCTCTTTCAAAAAAGCTG TCTGATGATTTAGAGGAAGGGGAAATTGCTGTCTCTGGTGATTCTCCCTTAGACCCCCAGCAGTCAGGAAGCTGGATTCAAGACCGCGATGAGGGTGAAGATGAGCAGCAGGTTTTGCAACCCAAAATAAAAAGGAAGCGTAGTATCCGTCTCCGTCCTCGTCCTATGGTGAAGAGAGTTGACGAGAAATATCCAAATGAAAAATTATCTTTCAGTAGGAGCGATTCTTCACAATTGCCTTTTCAATTGGACAATAAATACAAGGCTAAGCTTAAAGCGGCGGCTGTCTCAGAACCCAAAACACCTATAGAGTCAAGTGTTGTTCCTAAACATGATCAATATGATTCATCTGTAAAAGGTAGGAGAAATGCACCTGCAGGGAAACTATCAAACACATCCAAATCACATACTCCAATCAAAGTTGGTAGATCAACTACATTGTCTACTACTTCCGGAAGTTCAGAAGGAAAATTTACCAAAAACAGTGGGTCTGGAATAGGCAGCAGTAAGATGCCTGATATCATTCAAAGAAGG TGCAAGAATGTCATGAGCAAGCTACAGAGGAGAATAGATAAGGAAGGCCCTCAAATTGTTCCCCTGTTAACTGATTTATGGAACAGGATTGAGAATTCTGGCTACGTTAGTTCAGTTGGTAACTCCCTTTTAGATTTGAGAAAGATTGATCAACGGGTTGAGAAATTCGAGTATAACAATGTGATGGAGCTCGTCATTGATGTCCAGTTCATGCTAAAGAGTGCAATGCAGTATTTTGGCTTCTCACATGag GTGAGATCTGAAGCAAGAAAAGTGCACGAACTGTTCTTCGACATCTTAAAGATTGCATTTCCAGAAGATGATTTCCAAGAAGCCAGAAATTCGGTTTCTTTCTCTGGCCCAATGATGTCACCATCAACTTTAAGGCAGCAGACAGTTATCAGCAGCCAAGGGAAGCGGCAAAGAGCAGTAAACAACAACGACGTAGAATCTGATCATCCTGACCTACATTCTGGACCGACCCCCATTCAGAAACAGTTGACACGTAGCCAATTACTTCAGAAGGAATATTCGAGGCTCGGCAGTAGCAGCAGCAGTAGCTCATCAAGAAGAGAACATGTTCAACTGCAAGACGAAACtcgagcagcagcagcagctgcATTAGCTCATCCAGGGGAGTTAGTTATATGTAAGAAGAAGAGGAAAGATAGGGAGAAATCGTCGATTCAGAAGTTGGGCCGAGCTAGTCCAGGCTCAACTCCTATAAGTCAAAGGGAGACCAGATCTAGCGGTCAGCATTCAATCCAACAACAGGCTAGCGATAGTGGTGTGGGTTGGGCGAATCCGGTTAAGAGATTGAGGACAGATTCAGGTAGGAGGCGGGCAAGTCACTTATGA
- the LOC124909521 gene encoding ubiquitin-conjugating enzyme E2 4-like: MSSPSKRREMDLMKLMMSDYKVEMINDGLQEFYVYFNGPSDSPYHGGVWKIRVELPDAYPYKSPSIGFINKIYHPNVDEMSGSVCLDVINQTWSPMFDLVNVFEVFLPQLLLYPNPSDPLNGEAAALMMRDRAAYDLRVKEYCEKFAKPEDAGAATEEKSSDEEMSEDEYDSDDEDVAGPSDP; the protein is encoded by the exons ATGTCTTCTCCGAGCAAACGCAGGGAAATGGACTTGATGAAACT GATGATGAGTGATTACAAAGTAGAAATGATAAATGATGGATTGCAAGAGTTCTACGTATACTTCAATGGACCCAGTGACA GTCCTTATCATGGTGGAGTATGGAAGATTAGGGTTGAACTTCCTGATGCTTATCCATATAAATCTCCTTCTATAGGCTTCATCAATAAGATTTATCATCCAAATGTTGATGAGAT GTCAGGCTCAGTTTGTTTAGATGTCATCAACCAGACTTGGAGCCCAATGTTTG ATCTGGTAAATGTGTTTGAAGTGTTCCTTCCTCAACTTCTCTTGTATCCTAATCCTTCAGACCCATTGAATGGGGAGGCTGCTGCACTTATGATGCGTGACCGAGCTGCCTATGATCTACGAGTTAAAG AGTATTGCGAGAAATTCGCCAAGCCCGAAGATGCTGGAGCTGCTACAGAAGAAAAATCGAGCGATGAAGAAATGAGCGAAGATGAATAtgattctgatgatgaagatgttgcTGGGCCATCGGATCCATAA